From Paenibacillus sp. V4I7, one genomic window encodes:
- a CDS encoding CBS domain-containing protein, which translates to MTIASFLLPKDKVAFITSSASMREALEQLENHYYTALPIVASDGKYVGTLSEGDLLWTLKNTPGLHFDNLDQVPVSEIEKHIHNESVSINAYMEDMLALAADQNFVPVVDDENIFIGIIRRKDIIEYYMRNITD; encoded by the coding sequence ATGACAATAGCCTCTTTTCTATTACCCAAAGACAAGGTTGCCTTTATTACATCGTCGGCTTCCATGCGGGAAGCGCTAGAACAATTAGAAAATCATTATTACACAGCACTTCCCATTGTTGCTAGTGACGGGAAATATGTAGGTACACTGTCGGAAGGTGACCTGTTATGGACCTTAAAGAATACACCTGGGCTTCATTTTGATAATTTGGATCAAGTGCCCGTGAGCGAAATTGAGAAGCATATTCATAATGAGTCCGTTTCAATTAATGCCTACATGGAAGATATGCTGGCGCTAGCAGCTGATCAAAATTTTGTTCCGGTTGTAGATGACGAAAATATTTTCATAGGAATTATTCGCCGGAAAGATATAATTGAATATTATATGAGAAACATAACCGATTGA
- a CDS encoding SDR family NAD(P)-dependent oxidoreductase, with protein sequence MEKAIVIGATGGTGAAITEELVKRGIRTIAFGRSRQKLDQFAGKLGNPAHLTLAVGDAMRPDDIVAQAGGADVLFHCANVPYHEMEKKLIPLGQSVMEAAERLAIRVVAIDGIYPYGRRQTALVTEEHPKQPHTKKGKVRLDYERMLFSKRWSKAKVMIVRLPDYYGPTANEASYLGSTLEAIAAGKMAFFVGNMHVPREFVYLPDAAAMITELASKDFSYGQNWHIPGVGLISGREIVQIAQAASGHVKPVIPMKKLGLSILGMFVPVMKEVIEMLYLTEEPLTLSGDKYNRLIGPIAATPFQEGITATIMALQQGRSTIA encoded by the coding sequence ATGGAAAAAGCAATTGTAATTGGAGCAACGGGCGGGACGGGAGCAGCCATCACGGAAGAACTGGTCAAACGGGGGATACGTACTATTGCATTTGGGCGTTCGCGTCAGAAATTGGATCAGTTTGCTGGAAAGCTTGGAAATCCCGCGCACTTGACACTGGCCGTTGGAGACGCAATGCGCCCTGATGATATTGTAGCTCAAGCAGGCGGTGCTGACGTTTTGTTCCATTGCGCGAACGTACCCTATCACGAGATGGAGAAGAAGCTGATACCTCTAGGCCAATCGGTCATGGAGGCGGCAGAACGGCTAGCGATTAGAGTTGTAGCGATTGACGGGATCTATCCTTATGGGAGAAGACAAACAGCTCTTGTGACAGAAGAGCATCCCAAACAGCCTCATACGAAAAAAGGAAAAGTCCGCCTGGACTATGAGCGGATGTTGTTTAGCAAGCGGTGGAGCAAGGCCAAAGTCATGATTGTACGCTTGCCCGACTATTATGGACCAACGGCTAATGAAGCCTCGTATTTAGGTTCAACCTTAGAAGCGATCGCTGCTGGGAAAATGGCTTTTTTCGTTGGCAACATGCATGTTCCTCGCGAATTCGTTTACTTGCCGGATGCGGCTGCCATGATTACCGAGCTGGCAAGCAAAGACTTCAGTTACGGACAGAACTGGCATATACCCGGGGTTGGGCTCATATCAGGACGAGAGATCGTACAGATTGCACAAGCGGCAAGTGGCCATGTTAAACCGGTCATTCCAATGAAAAAATTAGGTTTATCAATACTAGGTATGTTCGTGCCTGTCATGAAAGAAGTCATCGAGATGCTTTACTTAACCGAAGAGCCTTTGACACTAAGCGGTGACAAATACAATCGGTTAATCGGACCAATCGCCGCGACGCCGTTCCAGGAGGGTATTACCGCAACTATTATGGCATTGCAGCAGGGGAGATCAACTATTGCGTGA
- a CDS encoding DUF4386 domain-containing protein, with the protein MINRNTEASPLYYARVAGLGLLLMAVLAMFSNFSVLEGLIVPGDAAATASNIIANEMLFRSGFISFVIVLILDVLVAWALYVLLKPVNKNLAMLAACFRLVYTAIFGIALSNFLNVLPLLNGAEYLTVFTKEQLHAQVLLLIDAFNNGWLIGLVFFGFHLLVVGYLIVKSGGYLPRIIGIFLIIASVGYVIDSTAHFLLPNYTDYKTIFVLIVAVPGVIGELSLAFWLLIKGIKVQQR; encoded by the coding sequence ATGATAAACCGTAATACAGAAGCTTCACCGCTTTATTATGCTAGAGTCGCAGGGTTAGGGCTTCTACTTATGGCCGTACTTGCTATGTTTTCTAATTTTTCTGTTCTTGAGGGTCTTATTGTACCGGGTGATGCAGCAGCAACCGCTAGTAACATCATAGCCAATGAAATGTTATTTCGGAGTGGATTTATCAGCTTTGTCATCGTGCTTATACTTGATGTGCTGGTTGCTTGGGCACTGTATGTTCTCCTCAAACCCGTTAATAAGAATCTTGCCATGCTCGCGGCGTGTTTTAGATTGGTATACACCGCTATTTTTGGAATCGCCTTGTCTAATTTTTTGAATGTTCTACCACTTCTAAATGGTGCTGAATACTTAACGGTATTCACAAAAGAACAGTTACACGCTCAGGTGTTGTTACTGATTGATGCCTTTAACAATGGATGGCTTATTGGATTGGTATTTTTCGGATTTCATTTGTTGGTGGTTGGTTATTTAATAGTCAAATCAGGAGGCTACCTACCAAGAATAATTGGGATCTTCTTGATCATTGCATCTGTTGGATATGTAATAGATAGTACTGCACATTTTCTTCTACCTAACTACACCGACTACAAAACAATATTCGTACTCATTGTAGCCGTGCCTGGTGTGATTGGAGAGTTATCATTAGCTTTCTGGCTTCTGATTAAGGGTATAAAGGTTCAACAGAGGTAA
- a CDS encoding helix-turn-helix transcriptional regulator, with translation MGKGHISNNIRILRFNHDEMTQQQLADKAGVTRQTIVAIEKGNYSPSLELAFRIARVFGLTLEEVFSFVEN, from the coding sequence ATGGGCAAAGGTCATATTAGCAACAATATTCGGATCTTACGCTTTAACCATGATGAAATGACCCAACAACAGTTAGCAGATAAAGCGGGGGTGACACGACAGACCATCGTTGCCATCGAGAAAGGAAATTACTCCCCTTCTCTGGAATTGGCTTTTCGTATTGCTCGCGTGTTCGGCTTAACGTTGGAAGAAGTGTTCTCTTTTGTGGAAAATTAG
- a CDS encoding AAA family ATPase, with the protein MYLRSLEILRNDRTDPKTYPFSIPAVKSLNSLSFRTNVTFLVGENGSGKSTLLEAIAYQSGFNTAGGGKNNYYDVDASHSILGDHIRLSWMPKITNGFFLRAETFYHFASHLDTLPESLQYYGGRSLHEQSHGEAFLSLFKHRFGKKAIYLLDEPEAALSPARQLALMRVIKDLEKEAQFIIATHSPILLGFPDAQIINFDVHPVEEIRYEDTLHYIITRRFLENRKTVLQELFSDSDDEN; encoded by the coding sequence ATGTACTTGCGAAGTCTTGAGATTCTGAGGAATGATCGTACGGATCCGAAAACCTATCCTTTTTCCATACCTGCTGTGAAGTCTTTAAATTCACTTTCATTTCGAACGAATGTCACCTTTCTTGTTGGGGAGAATGGTTCGGGTAAATCAACGCTCCTTGAAGCAATTGCTTATCAAAGTGGGTTTAATACGGCTGGCGGAGGGAAGAACAACTATTATGATGTGGATGCTTCGCATTCCATTCTTGGGGATCATATTCGTCTTTCATGGATGCCTAAAATCACGAATGGCTTTTTCCTAAGAGCAGAGACTTTTTATCACTTTGCATCCCATTTGGATACTTTGCCCGAAAGTCTGCAATATTACGGTGGTCGTTCTTTACATGAGCAATCGCATGGGGAAGCGTTTCTTTCTCTTTTTAAACATCGTTTTGGGAAAAAGGCGATTTACCTTCTTGACGAACCTGAGGCGGCTCTATCCCCTGCAAGGCAATTGGCATTAATGCGGGTTATCAAGGATTTAGAGAAAGAAGCTCAGTTTATCATTGCAACGCATTCTCCGATACTTCTCGGATTTCCAGATGCACAGATTATTAACTTTGATGTTCATCCCGTAGAGGAAATTAGATATGAGGACACGCTCCATTACATCATCACAAGACGGTTTCTTGAAAACAGAAAGACGGTCCTGCAGGAGCTATTTTCCGATTCCGATGATGAAAATTAG
- a CDS encoding amino acid permease has translation MTMISLGGSIGTGLFLASGGAIHTAGPGGALLAYFIIGIMVYFLVTSLGEMATFMPVSGTFSTYATKFVDPSFGFALGWNYWYNWAITIAAELSAATLIIKFWLPDSPSFLWSALFLALMVGLNLLSVKSFGESEYWFAMIKIVTIVVFIGIGLLMIVGIWGGEAIGFSNFTAGDAPISGGLLAVLGVCMAAGFSFQGTELVGIAAGESENPRKSVPRAIRSVFWRILLFYILAIFVVGMLIPYSTDTLASDSVAASPFTIIFEKAGLSIAASVMNAVILSSVLSAGNSGMYASTRMLWVLAKEGKAPKLFTKLNKSGIPVYALLATAAIGMLAFLASFFGDGQVYIWLLNASGMSGFIAWLGIAISHYRFRKAYVAQGHKVADLPYRSMWFPFGPILAGVMCMIVIIGQSISAFSEGQVDWKFVFASYVGIPFFLVLWLGYKWKYKTKVLKLEECNLDSTED, from the coding sequence ATGACGATGATTTCACTCGGCGGATCGATTGGAACAGGGTTGTTCCTAGCTAGCGGCGGGGCGATTCATACGGCTGGACCAGGCGGCGCGCTGTTAGCATACTTCATCATTGGAATTATGGTTTACTTTTTGGTAACAAGCTTAGGAGAAATGGCGACATTTATGCCGGTATCTGGAACATTCAGTACCTATGCAACGAAATTCGTAGATCCATCCTTTGGCTTCGCACTAGGGTGGAATTATTGGTATAATTGGGCAATTACAATCGCGGCAGAGTTGTCCGCGGCGACGTTAATTATTAAGTTCTGGCTGCCTGACAGCCCCTCGTTCCTATGGAGTGCATTATTTCTTGCATTGATGGTTGGTCTTAATTTATTGTCTGTTAAAAGCTTTGGTGAGTCGGAATATTGGTTCGCTATGATAAAGATTGTAACAATTGTTGTGTTTATCGGTATCGGATTGCTAATGATCGTCGGCATCTGGGGCGGAGAAGCGATTGGATTCAGTAATTTTACAGCAGGTGACGCGCCGATTTCGGGCGGTTTGCTTGCAGTTCTTGGTGTTTGTATGGCTGCTGGTTTCTCCTTCCAAGGAACAGAACTCGTCGGTATTGCAGCAGGGGAGTCTGAGAATCCTCGGAAGAGCGTTCCTCGCGCGATCCGCAGCGTGTTCTGGAGAATTCTATTGTTTTATATCTTAGCTATTTTCGTTGTTGGCATGCTGATTCCGTATTCCACAGATACATTGGCTAGCGACAGCGTAGCGGCGAGTCCGTTTACGATTATTTTCGAAAAAGCAGGCTTAAGCATAGCAGCTTCTGTAATGAATGCCGTAATCCTTAGCTCGGTTTTATCCGCAGGGAACTCAGGGATGTACGCTTCTACACGCATGCTGTGGGTATTGGCGAAAGAAGGTAAAGCACCTAAATTATTCACTAAATTAAATAAAAGCGGGATTCCAGTTTACGCCCTGCTCGCGACAGCTGCAATCGGAATGCTTGCTTTCCTTGCCTCCTTCTTTGGTGATGGTCAAGTGTACATTTGGCTATTGAACGCATCAGGTATGTCTGGATTCATTGCATGGCTTGGTATTGCAATTAGCCATTACCGTTTCCGTAAAGCTTACGTTGCACAAGGGCACAAAGTAGCTGATCTTCCATACCGCTCCATGTGGTTCCCGTTTGGGCCGATCTTGGCAGGGGTAATGTGTATGATTGTCATCATTGGCCAAAGCATTAGCGCATTTTCGGAAGGTCAGGTGGACTGGAAATTCGTATTCGCTTCCTATGTTGGAATTCCATTTTTCTTGGTGTTGTGGCTGGGCTACAAGTGGAAATACAAAACAAAAGTGTTAAAACTGGAAGAATGCAATTTGGATTCAACAGAAGATTAA
- the rpmF gene encoding 50S ribosomal protein L32: MAVPQRRTSKTRRDKRRTHFKLAVPGMVKCEQCAELKMAHHVCKNCGSYKGREIVKAQ; this comes from the coding sequence ATGGCTGTTCCTCAAAGAAGAACGTCCAAAACACGTCGCGATAAGCGCCGTACTCACTTTAAACTGGCTGTGCCAGGAATGGTGAAGTGTGAACAATGTGCAGAATTAAAAATGGCACATCATGTTTGCAAAAACTGCGGTTCATATAAAGGTAGAGAGATCGTAAAAGCTCAATAA
- the gdhA gene encoding NADP-specific glutamate dehydrogenase encodes MIVQVDNEAVAREYVHVVYETVVKRNPYEYEFHQAVKEILESLIPVLSKHPKYMKYGILERIVEPERLITFRVPWVDDQGITQVNRGFRVQFNSAIGPYKGGLRFHPSVNASIIKFLGFEQTFKNSLTGQPIGGGKGGSDFDPKGKSDNEIMRFTQSFMTELYKYMGQDTDVPAGDIGVGAREIGYMFGQYKRIRGAHEAGVLTGKGIIYGGSLGRTEATGYGCVYFVNEMLQSKGLSFEGSTVVVSGSGNVAIYAMQKAIQLGAKVVACSDSNGYIYDKKGICLDTIRRLKEVDRKRISEYVKDHPTSTYHEGCHGIWSVPCDIALPSATQNEINEDAARILVSNGVIAVGEGANMPSTLEAIDVFLQAGVLFGPAKAANAGGVAVSALEMSQNSMRYSWQFHEVDDKLHAIMKNIYKSAVQAAEEYGHPGNLVVGANIAGFTKVADAMIAQGVV; translated from the coding sequence GTGATTGTTCAAGTGGATAATGAGGCAGTTGCAAGGGAATATGTACACGTCGTATACGAAACCGTAGTCAAACGTAATCCTTATGAATATGAGTTCCATCAAGCTGTGAAGGAGATTTTAGAGTCGCTGATCCCGGTTCTCTCTAAGCATCCGAAGTATATGAAATACGGTATTCTTGAGCGGATCGTGGAACCAGAGCGCTTAATCACTTTCCGCGTGCCCTGGGTAGATGACCAAGGGATAACGCAAGTTAATCGTGGTTTTCGTGTTCAATTTAACAGTGCGATTGGGCCGTACAAGGGTGGGTTGCGTTTTCATCCCTCCGTTAATGCGAGCATTATTAAATTTCTTGGATTTGAACAAACTTTCAAAAACTCCCTAACAGGCCAGCCGATCGGCGGCGGAAAAGGCGGCTCCGATTTCGATCCTAAAGGAAAGTCCGATAATGAAATCATGCGCTTTACTCAAAGTTTCATGACAGAGCTCTATAAATATATGGGTCAGGACACCGACGTTCCGGCAGGAGACATTGGCGTAGGCGCACGCGAAATTGGTTACATGTTCGGTCAATACAAGAGAATTCGCGGTGCTCACGAGGCTGGTGTACTGACAGGTAAAGGTATCATCTATGGCGGCAGCTTAGGACGCACTGAAGCAACTGGGTATGGATGTGTTTACTTTGTGAATGAAATGCTGCAATCCAAGGGCCTTAGCTTCGAGGGCAGCACCGTAGTAGTTTCCGGTTCCGGCAACGTGGCCATCTATGCCATGCAAAAGGCGATACAGCTAGGCGCCAAGGTCGTTGCTTGCAGCGACTCCAATGGCTATATCTATGATAAAAAAGGGATCTGCTTAGACACGATTCGACGGTTGAAGGAAGTGGATAGAAAGAGAATCAGCGAGTATGTAAAGGATCATCCGACCTCAACCTATCATGAGGGTTGTCACGGCATATGGTCCGTTCCATGTGACATTGCGCTTCCTAGCGCAACACAGAACGAGATTAATGAGGATGCTGCGAGGATCCTTGTAAGCAACGGAGTAATTGCGGTGGGGGAAGGCGCGAATATGCCATCTACCTTGGAAGCGATTGATGTATTCCTACAGGCAGGTGTGCTTTTTGGACCGGCCAAGGCAGCGAATGCAGGCGGTGTTGCCGTATCAGCGCTAGAAATGTCTCAAAACAGTATGAGATACTCATGGCAATTCCATGAGGTGGACGATAAGCTCCATGCGATTATGAAAAATATTTACAAAAGTGCCGTCCAAGCGGCAGAGGAATACGGGCATCCGGGCAATCTTGTAGTAGGCGCCAATATTGCAGGCTTTACAAAAGTGGCCGACGCCATGATTGCTCAAGGTGTTGTTTAG
- a CDS encoding DUF6022 family protein: protein MEKKFPTFHHDMTIEQIGEVGNRYIDSEWGSLYESMHEQLSAAFLEIEDAAYGLYLDQLMPTIFDRLEDAGFTAKETLEENDFVIGKCLIFRNSLEKWGSEENRSRIFWNVIRNKQDQPIGTLLTEIPHSHMKFDIPSAPLLYSLQESVKVDIVKGIRQIKEINR, encoded by the coding sequence GTGGAAAAAAAATTCCCAACCTTCCATCATGACATGACTATCGAACAAATTGGCGAAGTAGGCAACCGTTATATCGATTCTGAATGGGGGTCCTTGTACGAGTCTATGCATGAGCAATTATCGGCTGCTTTTCTTGAAATCGAAGATGCAGCCTACGGGCTTTACTTGGATCAGCTTATGCCTACGATATTTGATCGGCTGGAAGACGCTGGATTCACAGCTAAGGAGACCCTTGAGGAGAACGACTTTGTCATCGGAAAATGTTTGATTTTTCGAAACTCCCTTGAAAAATGGGGATCAGAAGAGAATAGGTCGAGAATATTCTGGAACGTTATCCGAAATAAGCAAGATCAACCGATTGGAACGTTACTAACAGAAATCCCCCATTCTCATATGAAGTTTGACATACCTTCTGCACCGCTATTATATTCGTTGCAAGAGAGCGTCAAGGTCGATATTGTAAAAGGAATTCGGCAAATCAAGGAGATTAATAGGTAA
- a CDS encoding DJ-1/PfpI family protein encodes MSKRILILTGDAAEVLEVYYPYFRVLEEGYEAIIASPTKKVLRTVVHDFIDDWETYTEKPGHLLPSHIAFVDVDPSQYDGLIIPGGRAPEYIRSNEHVPRIIRHFLEADKPIGAICHAAQVFSALKDNRFFEGRTMTAYNACRLDVEQLGALYTTDLLHVDGKLVTGHAWPDLPGFMREFLKLLSK; translated from the coding sequence ATGTCAAAGAGAATCTTAATTCTAACTGGTGATGCTGCAGAAGTTCTAGAAGTTTATTACCCCTATTTTCGTGTATTAGAGGAAGGGTACGAGGCCATAATTGCTTCACCGACGAAGAAAGTACTTCGTACAGTCGTTCACGATTTTATCGACGATTGGGAGACCTATACAGAGAAACCGGGGCATCTGCTGCCGTCACACATCGCTTTCGTTGATGTAGATCCTAGTCAATATGATGGTTTAATCATTCCTGGAGGCAGAGCCCCAGAGTACATCCGTTCGAACGAACATGTTCCACGTATTATTCGTCACTTCCTTGAAGCTGATAAACCAATCGGCGCTATTTGCCATGCTGCACAGGTATTCTCCGCTTTAAAAGACAATCGCTTTTTTGAAGGCCGCACCATGACTGCCTATAACGCTTGTCGTTTAGATGTCGAGCAGCTCGGAGCTTTGTATACAACAGATTTACTTCATGTGGATGGTAAATTAGTCACTGGTCACGCTTGGCCGGATTTACCAGGCTTCATGCGTGAGTTTTTGAAGCTACTCTCCAAATAA
- a CDS encoding YolD-like family protein gives MSISNRENKKIANVMANALLSQQFIIVKIYNEAGDGQITGLITKIDQEIRRVKLSHENGTDWVAFDDILNVELVE, from the coding sequence ATGAGTATTAGTAATCGTGAGAATAAAAAGATAGCCAACGTAATGGCTAATGCCTTACTTAGCCAGCAATTTATTATTGTAAAGATTTATAATGAGGCTGGGGATGGGCAAATTACAGGTCTAATAACCAAAATTGATCAAGAGATAAGAAGAGTAAAGTTATCCCACGAAAATGGTACGGATTGGGTAGCATTTGACGATATCTTGAATGTAGAATTGGTGGAATAA
- a CDS encoding response regulator has protein sequence MIRIVAVDDELPALRRVGKLLESFEEVQVCGLFDKSTVFLEYILTEPEPIDLVLLDMDMPTLHGLELARRLRECRPEIHIAFLTAYEEFAREAFDVEALDYLLKPVLKEDLSRMISRFLKRSRRDGEGENRPETGIVVNSFGPFTITMDNGVQIKFRNSKGKELLAYLHHHRGKPVSKAQIMEEIWYGRDVERTQVNLHSTIYQLRKDLETCGLSGLIEQTKIAGGSYSLNWSTFIYDDVVAYENEVNLFKRTLSLTHALRAVQHYGGGYLSGGGYGWAAPRQAELELSYAELLEAIVDTYVRQQRYDIALNPMRKWAELFPLSGRLHAKMIALLLLMNRDADARAYHELVRELLDRTEDLSEIDFVSLSANPSALF, from the coding sequence ATGATTCGAATCGTTGCGGTAGACGACGAGCTGCCCGCACTTCGAAGGGTAGGGAAGCTGTTGGAATCGTTCGAAGAAGTCCAGGTATGCGGTTTGTTCGATAAATCCACTGTTTTCCTAGAGTATATATTAACTGAGCCAGAGCCGATTGATCTGGTCCTGCTCGATATGGACATGCCTACGCTGCACGGCCTGGAACTGGCGCGTCGGCTTCGTGAGTGCCGGCCGGAGATCCATATCGCGTTCCTAACGGCTTATGAGGAGTTTGCCAGGGAAGCTTTTGATGTGGAGGCGCTTGATTATCTATTGAAGCCGGTGTTGAAGGAAGATTTGTCCCGCATGATCAGTCGGTTTTTGAAACGGAGCAGGCGCGACGGGGAAGGGGAAAATCGACCTGAAACGGGAATAGTGGTGAATAGCTTCGGTCCATTCACCATTACGATGGATAATGGCGTTCAGATCAAATTCCGCAACTCGAAAGGGAAGGAGCTTCTGGCGTATCTGCACCACCATCGCGGCAAACCGGTCAGCAAGGCGCAAATCATGGAGGAAATCTGGTATGGCCGTGATGTGGAACGGACTCAAGTCAATCTGCATTCGACGATCTACCAGTTGCGCAAAGATTTGGAAACCTGTGGTCTATCTGGTCTCATCGAGCAGACGAAGATAGCAGGGGGCAGCTACAGTCTGAATTGGTCTACATTCATATATGATGATGTCGTTGCTTACGAAAACGAGGTTAACCTGTTTAAGCGTACCTTATCATTGACACATGCGCTTCGAGCTGTGCAACACTATGGGGGTGGCTATTTGAGTGGAGGTGGATATGGTTGGGCTGCACCACGGCAGGCAGAGCTGGAGCTAAGCTATGCGGAACTATTGGAAGCTATTGTGGATACGTATGTACGGCAGCAGCGCTACGATATTGCGTTGAACCCGATGCGGAAATGGGCTGAACTGTTTCCCTTAAGCGGAAGGCTTCATGCCAAGATGATCGCGCTTCTGCTGCTAATGAACAGGGATGCGGATGCCAGAGCTTATCATGAGCTTGTACGGGAGCTGCTCGATCGGACAGAGGATTTGTCGGAGATTGATTTTGTCAGCTTGTCTGCCAACCCGTCGGCTTTGTTTTGA
- a CDS encoding DUF3231 family protein produces the protein MNSNHVPLTSSEIGNLWMTYQEKTMLLQFLEYFLEHVENDDIQQILKSTYDSSEQIVESIKHIFQQEGAVIPLGFTANDVNKGVPKLFDFLYEPMFLHMISKIEASLFALYSTMSYRKDIRQLFKQLTANAQEMFDQCTQFLLDKGVLVRPPFMTMPKEIAFIKDENYLSGFNLLRETRSLNAIEISLLHHAIETNLTGMQLMIGFAQVANDKKVKEYFVEGMKLSKEVETTLGEYLRQDYIEPPATHAGKATNSTVAPFSDKLMMYITNLLGSFGIGSNALGGAFSLRSDLLVTMARLTQKIIPFVKDGGELMIKNGWMEEPPQVEDRKQLTKT, from the coding sequence ATGAATTCAAACCATGTACCATTGACGTCATCAGAAATAGGAAACTTGTGGATGACTTATCAAGAAAAAACAATGTTATTGCAGTTTTTAGAGTATTTCCTTGAGCATGTAGAAAATGATGACATTCAACAAATCTTAAAGTCGACTTACGATTCATCGGAACAAATTGTAGAATCCATTAAACATATTTTCCAACAAGAAGGAGCAGTTATTCCACTTGGCTTTACGGCAAACGACGTTAATAAAGGAGTTCCTAAGTTATTTGATTTTCTGTATGAGCCCATGTTTTTACATATGATAAGCAAGATTGAGGCTAGTCTTTTTGCATTGTACTCAACGATGTCCTATCGTAAAGATATAAGACAACTATTTAAGCAATTAACAGCAAACGCACAAGAGATGTTTGACCAATGTACACAGTTTCTTTTAGATAAAGGGGTTCTTGTCCGCCCTCCTTTTATGACAATGCCCAAAGAAATTGCCTTTATTAAGGATGAAAATTATTTATCAGGATTTAATTTGCTAAGGGAAACAAGATCATTAAATGCCATTGAAATTTCCCTTTTACATCATGCCATTGAGACTAACCTTACCGGCATGCAACTAATGATTGGGTTCGCCCAAGTAGCTAATGATAAGAAAGTTAAAGAATATTTTGTTGAAGGAATGAAATTGTCCAAAGAAGTTGAAACAACACTAGGTGAATATTTACGTCAAGATTACATAGAGCCGCCTGCCACTCATGCAGGGAAAGCGACGAATTCTACGGTTGCTCCTTTTTCGGATAAGTTAATGATGTATATCACTAACTTATTAGGATCATTTGGTATTGGTAGCAATGCACTGGGTGGAGCTTTTAGTTTGCGAAGTGATTTGCTGGTGACGATGGCTCGACTTACTCAGAAAATTATACCCTTTGTCAAAGACGGTGGAGAATTAATGATCAAAAACGGCTGGATGGAGGAACCACCACAAGTTGAAGATAGAAAACAACTAACGAAAACATGA